A stretch of DNA from Equus asinus isolate D_3611 breed Donkey chromosome 20, EquAss-T2T_v2, whole genome shotgun sequence:
AGCACTTGTGGAGTTTTCTTGAGGGCTTTCTAACCTCAATTCACGTAATTAACAATTTTCTCTTCACCTTGGATCCTTTTCCAAAATGCTGCATCCTAAGTTTCCCTTTTTCTAACCAATTTTATAAGCATAGCAGTTTCAAAATCACATGTGATATACTGGGAAGATATTAAATACAGATCTTAGGTATAGATCTTAAACCAAAGATATAGAGAGTGAAAAAAAAGTTGCAAAGTGaaacctaaaattaaaatttcagaaggCATTATCTTTGAGTGCCTGCTATAATCTATATGTTTGTGTCCTCCTCAAAGtcatgtgttgaaacctaatcctcaATGTGTTAGTAGATGAGGACATTGGAagttgattaggtcatgagagtggagccctcattaGTAGGATCAGTGTCCTAACTATAGAGTTCCCTTGTCTCTTCCGCCATGTAAGGACATAGCAAAAATATGGCAGTCTATGCACAAGCGCACTGAATCTTTCAGTGCCTTAAAACGGGACTTTGTTTTTGGCTCTTCCTTGGGGGACATACAATCCCAACAGTGAAGAGAAAACTTGGGTAAAATTTTGGGTCCCTAAGGTACTGAAAACAGTTTCTGGTCCTGAACGTAAATACAATCCCCTTAGTTCCCTATTACACCTAGAAACTGGTCCCTTGGGAAGAGAATGAGTAAACTTCTGCCCTGTTAATAACTGAGTGATTATATCATTATTCACACATTAAATCTTCCGTGACTAACCAAGTGTCACAAATAGTTACAATaaaaactgtttctttttctctgctctttGAGAGAACTGAAAGTCATAATCAGAAATTATGATTTGTAGTTCTGAAAGATTTCCAAGGCATATAACAAATTAAGTCTGGATGTATCCTCTTAGAATCAAAAGAATCAAAGCCTCAGAGCCTGAAATTGTCCTTCCAAGACAACATAGGTCATACTAGTGATGAGTAAACACTGACGTTTTCTGGCTTAAGGAGGGTGAGTTTCTGAATTCCACTTATATCGATGTCTTCCCTGTTTAAGATGAAATACTGAACATCTAAGATATGCCATTTTCTCACCCATTTTTGCAGTCCTGAGACTCAAGTGAAGCTGGCAGAAAAATCTAttagagaggaggagcaggaaatGGTCAGAGACAGTAAGAGGCTCAGAGGGTACAATTCTTCAGTCAGTAGGTTTATTCTCCAATGGAACTCTCACTTTTGTAAATTTATGGCTCTTACTCTGTCACGTGGGGAAGTAATCTCTCATAGAATCTTGTCCCTTAGTTTTGGATTAGAAACAATGTTCTTGGTTCCCACCCCATCAAGTCTAGTCTGCATTTGAGGCCAATATCAGTAGCTAATGTCTTGATCTCTAATTTTACCAGCAAAAGGAGGggtcaagagaatgaaaaaatgtTGAGGTGAGAGAAAAATGATTCCCTCTAGatccatctttcttttcttttatgctttggTTCTTACAACAGTTACATTTGCATATGGCAGAAGTTCCCATCACTCTGTAGGCCAAGTGTTGATTTTCTTTGCTACCCAGGTAATAAAGACTCCATAAAGAAAAGTCAATGTCCACTCAGTTTCATGATGATTGTAAAGCAATTCTAAGGGTGCAGGTTGGTTTAGTCTCAGACATTCCCCTTGCATACACCACACTTGTGAGAGAAGATACCGCAGAAAAGCTGTTTTTCCTCTatgtcacttttttcttctttgctcacAGATCCCCTTAGAGAAGAATGGCTCACGGAAATGACTCTTTCATTACTCAATTCATTTTGGTGGGATTAACAGATCGACCAGATCTCCAACTCCCTCTGTTCTTTCTATTTCTAATAATGTATATGGTTACTGTGTTGGGAAATGTGTGTTTGATAACTTTAATTGGGCTGAATTCACACTTGCACacccctatgtactttttcctctttaatttgtCCTTCATAGATGTCTGTTACTCTTCTGTGTTTACACCCAAAATGTTGGTTAACTtcatatcaaagaagaatattatCTCCTACATAGGATGCATGACCCAgctttactttttctgtttttttattatttctgaatgCTATGTGCTGACAGCAATGGCctatgatcgctatgtggccatctgtaaaccaCTTTTGTATAACGTTGCCATGTCCCCTAAAGTGTGTTCCAACCTCATGCTTGGTTCATACTTTATGGCATTTTCTGGTGCCATGGCCCACACTGGATGCATGCTAAGAGTGACCTTCTGTGATGCAAACACCATCAACCATTATTTGTGTGACatcttccctctgctccagctctcCTGCACAAGCACCTACGTCAATGAGCTGGAAGTTTTCATTGTGGTGGGCATCAACATCATTGTGCCCAGTGTCACCATCTTTGTCTCTTACGGTTTTATCCTCTCCAGCATCCTCCACATCAGTTCCACAGAGGGCAGGTCCAAAGCATTTGGTACCTGCAGTTCCCACATTATtgctgtttctctcttctttggatCAGCTGCATTTATGTATCTCAAACCATCTTCTGCTGTGTCTATGGATGAGGGAAAAATCTCTTCTGTCTTTTACACCAATACAGTTCCCTTGATGAATCCCTTAATTTATAgtttgaggaacaaagatgttAAAATTGCTCTGAGAAAAACTCTCAGCATGAGAAATTTTTGATCAGAAACTGTACCTGTCTGTGAATTTAGTTATAAGACAGGGAGATTctgtgtgtttaaaatatttttagtgacaGACTTCTTATCTTTTTCTTAGCATTGTGATGGAAATTTGAGTCTTTATATctaagtcttcttttttcttcaccaATTGTACAGTATCTTCTCTaccttttccttatttattaacAACACTAAGTAAGAAATACGTTgcctctgtctttttgttgtcaGTTTGATCTTTTTCCACTGGGAAAAGATGAATGGCCTCCAAATGACTGAATTAGGTAAGACTAGAATGAAATTGTATTATTAGGCAGGTTCTTATCTGCTGCTTTCTATTAGAAGCATGAATCAGATACTCTGTTTCTCCTGTTATCTTTCCATTCTCTGATTGGCAAGAAAATGTCCTTTAAATGTCAGAGATTAAAAGTTAGTAATGACTATCAGTTATAATTCATACTGTACCTATAAACACTTTGTATCAGCGTTTTTGCTAAATGCCTTTTTATATCAAAGTGGCGGATAACAGATTCTCAAAATATATGCTTTGCATGGATGGAAATTTGAATGTCAGAGTGGTTAATGATTTacataaagtcacacagcttcaAAAGACAAAGTTTAGTTTAGACTAACCTCTTAGCCTTCTGACTTCAAGACTATTTATTACCCTTAAGTATATATTGCATCCTCTTCaatctattatttttgttttagtaggCATGGAATATGAGAAATCGGTTCTAATTTCATAGTTTGCTGAGCTTTATTCCAGGATGATAAATGAATTTCTCTCAGACTGggcattattttttgtttagaaAAACAGTTTGATGGTTCTTTTTGTTGGAAAATGGAGACCTGTTGGACTAGCATATTGGTAAGATGACTTGCTCAAATAGAGAGGTTACTTtttctgcaaaatgaaaaaactgaTTTTGGAATGTTTGGAATGTTTGCaagtatttgtattttatagaaCAGAGCGTGAGAGATAAGGAGTCCACAAACATGCCATTAAATCAGGACTCCACAAGACATATGGTCAATAAATAAGATATCCTCATGTAGGAAGTGGTCATGATGATTAGGAACTTCATTTAATACTGAAATTGTATCCTCTTCTGCAGagtattatgaatatatttcacTGTCCTTAAATCTTTGATAAAACTGTATGCACAAGGACCATACATTAGTAGTGTTTTTGAGAATGAAGGTGAAAAAACTGTGGCCCCATTTGAGGAACTGGGTAGAGAGAGAGCAGCAGCTAAAAGAGATAGAATAGTGAGAGATAATTGAAACTCAAATTAGGAAGAATTTATGAAATAAGTGGTTGGATATTGAAAGCCCCTCCTTTGACTCTCTACTTTCTGAAAGGCTCTAGAAATGTTGTGAAGTTCACAGAATTTCTCCAGAAAGACTGAAAGTTTAAGTTATTTGATGTTGAAAAAAGTTAAACTGACAGGCTGAGGACAGGCTGAGAACAACTAAATCAATCCTGGTTTTGTTGGCTTCCATATGCTACTTGTGTACAGATTTTTAGGTACAAAATCTACAAATTGCAGCTGGGAGAGCAACGACAGCTTCAAAGAAATATTTGGTGAGTGAATCAAATTGTGGCATATCTTTACGGGAaaggatgttggatttttttatataaacaaaaaatggTATTCAAAATTCTCAATGTTATGTATCTGTGACAGTGTGAATCTTTTCTAAGATACCTGCaataatattcattatttaatACTTTCCTAATCTCTACTCAGTATTTAGCTATTTTGAAATCTATCGGAGTGGTTTTTggcttattttgtcttttttagatGTTTTACATTACTAAATCCTTGACTTATGGTTTTAAAAGACTAAAGATATTTCATCCTTTAACATCAATATTAACGtttctttttaactttacatgttctatttgtatatatttatataaaatagttgATCTTGGTTgcagtttcctttgctttgttttgctttttttacttaCTGTTACTTTCAATAAACTTGTATTCCTTATGTGAAGAACTGTATGTCTAAACAAGTAAATATATCTGAGCCATTTGGAAACCTATGTAGACATTGTAGAGGTGCATCCACTGTGTTATGAATTTTATCAAGATTTGAAGTCTCCCAGGAGTGGGTTAAACTTGGACACTAGTTTTTCATTTCATGACCCTAAAAATTCACATGAAATCTCTTCATTTTCACAAAAGATAAActgtctttaaaataattttttatctttgactaatttgaaaaaagtaataaaaattgctTAAATACAATTATAATAATTAAGAATTGTAACTTTTCAAAAGTGACAAActggggccggctggtggtgcagcagttaagttcacacattctgcttctcagcagcccagcattcgccagttcagatcctgggtgcaggcactgcttggcaaaagccatgctgtggtaggcatcccgtatataaaggagaggaagatgggcatggatgttagctcagagtcagtcttcttcagcaaaaataggaggattggcagtagttagctgagggctaatcttcctcaaaaataaaaaaataaaagaggcaaACTAGTTTAGCAGCTTAAGCACTTTTTAGTTAGCAATAAACACTACATATCTATCTATTTTGACTTCTTTCAAAATGAACAATCAAGTCGGGGTACTTTACATGCACAGCAAAGTTATCCTTAgtagttttgttcttttgtgttaTGTGAATGACACTGACAAGTTTTGAGAGAAAGTATGATTCTGTTAAAATTATCACAGCTGAAAGTCAAGTAGGTAAACCAAGGGAGTCATCTATTCCTGAGTACTAGGACAGAGCTGGTTCTAAGTCAACAtgaaagcttctagtttctagGCTTAACAGAAAATGGTCTTTCTAGTTAAGGCCCAGAAAACAAGTTCCCTTATTACATCATGCATTTGTTTAGTGTAAACTTTCTCTGAAGGAGCTGCAACTGTTGCTCAGGATCAGGTTTGGAATGAGCATGATCAGGATGCACTGTGTTTAAGGACTGAGGAACACCAGAAGTAAAAGTGGTTTTGGTTCTATATCTCTTTAATTCCCAAACTCCCAACTTTACTGAACTCCGTCCTCTACTCTCTCTTACATTGCCTCCCTACACACACAAAAACGCCCACACACAGTGTGTCCAGTCTTGTGACTTATGAGATCATTGGTTAACATTGATTGCATGGCATGTGACCCAGTTTGAATCTTTGCAAGTATACACAGGTAGATAGTTCCTGGTTCCTGCTCCAGAGTAACAGGGCTGAAGTGGAAATACTTACTAAATCTAGCAAGAGGAAATGACTGTTCCTtcaattattcatttgtttatgtaaaAAAAACATACTTCTTTTTACTCATTAAGTTCTTGGCAGTGTGTGGCAATGTTCTGTATGTAAGAAACATACATATTTAAGAGACTGATGACAAGGTAGGTTTTCATAACGCAACATAGAAGAGTTGCATCATTCACACGGATAGATTCTAAAATTGGTTTTGTATAGTCAACATTACTCCTGAAAATTGGTTATGTCAGCACTTGTCCACATTGGGAACAGACATAGTATTTTTCCTTGTGTCTGGCACAATTAGTTTTTCTCTTGAGCATTGGGGCACTTCACTGTATACTCAGCCTGGCATTACATGAATTCCTTTAAAAACAAGAAGTATTATAAAACATAGTTATTGAATAAGAACCAGGTATCACAATTATAATAGAAGTTCATAGATGATTCAGCACTAAATAATTATCTGTTAATTCCCGGAATACTAGGATAGGACACTTTATATCTTACGTTCCTGGATAAGCATTGCTCCTGAAGATCAGGATAGATCTGAGTCTGAAGCAATATTTGGTTAAGTAAAGTGGAGCGTGGATAAATAGTTCACTCTTGGCCTTTGTATGTATGTACTCATAATGCACTTATTATAGGTGTTGCCTTTCTGTAAATAGATCACAATATTGGAAAGTAACCATGAATTCAGAATAAATTATTTGGTTTATAAAAGTGACAGTGGAATGTGATGATGAAAACAtggtgaaaatgaaaatttggtaGGTTTTGCtaggaatgataaaaataaaagaaacacaaaatactGGAACTAGAAAGGGACAATTATATAAAATAGTGGACAAAGAAAAGAGCTTACTTGCCACTGACATGGTGAtgagaaaatgtgaagaaattaCCTTTACTTTGATAGAATTCAATCCGGAATCTATGGATTGAAGTTTCCCACTGGTAAAGCTTGGTGAAGCTGAGATTCAacggtattttttaatttgctcttgCATTATTCACACAATAACCTTCTAATATCCTctgaacaaaaacaacaaaacagcacTTATCCTCTAAATTTTTAAAACCCTGCCTAATCTCAAAAGAAAACTCACATTATAGATATTTTCATCAATAAATTGTGATCTTTCTTATTGAAATTCAAGTgtagtattttatcttattaataAAGTTGTTAAATGTGATAGAATTCAAAGTGCTTTATAATCAACTGTGGGTTAAACTGTAGAGAGTGAAAAAATGTCTTTCATATCTCAGAAAATTGGTACTGTATTTGatgtaattttgatattttacccatttttttctcctgccttgATCTACTACCTTCTCATTTTCCCTACCTATTACCCACTCATCTCACCTTCTCAGAAGCATTTTCTGATTCCCAAAGATTTGGCAAGGGTTTCCTTCTTTGCCTTGCATACTGTTGGTGTTTATAGCATGTATCATATTTATTTACAAATGCTTTTTATGTTTGCCAATCTCAATAAAGAAGTGAAAGTAGAAGCAGTTTTCTTCCCTGGTAAAATGAGTCAGTTTTTGCATAGAGCACAATCGAAAATTATGGATAAAACAAAACCATGTTTTAATGCCACCCCCTGTGTTCTAGGCATAGGGAAGAAAATGGAATTAAGACTTTACACCTTCTCTTCACTGTAAGCGATGTAGATATATGCTCACTGAGCATGGTAAGTGGAGTTGACCTAGCAGTCTGAGGGGCTCAAGGAACTGGTGTTTTCTTGTCTGTTCAGGGAGGAAATCTACTGAAAACTACTATAAGCAAGTCTTGGCAGATTTGAATCTTATTATCTTCGATACCCTGGAGATATATGTCCAATTTGACTCTTATGGGACCAGCTAGATATAGCCCTGACCCTTGCAGAGAGTTGCCAGACATTTGGGGGCTCACATCTCCGTGCATgagtcatatatacatacatatatatatatatatatatatatatatatatatatatatacacatatacaagaGTCTCCCCTAATCTGCAGTTTCtgttacctgtggtcaactgccatctaaaaatatcaaatgggaaattccagaaataaacaattcataagttttaaattgcaggCTGTTCTgagtgatgaaatcttgtgctgtcCTTCCCCATCTTGCCTGTAaagtgaatcatccctttgtccagcatatccataTTGTGTGCATTACCCTCCCatcagtcacttagtagctgcCTTGGTTATCAGCTCAGCTGTCTTGCTATATCGGTATTTGttttcaagtaacccttattgtACAtaacaatggccccaaagtgcaggagtagtgatgctggcaattcagatatgtaaaaaaatatcaataaagtgcttcctttaagtgaaaaggtgaacaTTTTtaacttaaggaaagaaaaaaaaattatgctgaagttgctaagatctatggtgaGAACAAATCATCTATTGTGAcatactgaagaagaaaaaagaaattgatgcTACTTTGTCTTGTTGCACCTCAAACTGCAAAAGTTACAGCCACAGT
This window harbors:
- the LOC106836017 gene encoding olfactory receptor 8B3-like, whose translation is MAHGNDSFITQFILVGLTDRPDLQLPLFFLFLIMYMVTVLGNVCLITLIGLNSHLHTPMYFFLFNLSFIDVCYSSVFTPKMLVNFISKKNIISYIGCMTQLYFFCFFIISECYVLTAMAYDRYVAICKPLLYNVAMSPKVCSNLMLGSYFMAFSGAMAHTGCMLRVTFCDANTINHYLCDIFPLLQLSCTSTYVNELEVFIVVGINIIVPSVTIFVSYGFILSSILHISSTEGRSKAFGTCSSHIIAVSLFFGSAAFMYLKPSSAVSMDEGKISSVFYTNTVPLMNPLIYSLRNKDVKIALRKTLSMRNF